The Halorhabdus sp. BNX81 genome includes a region encoding these proteins:
- the grpE gene encoding nucleotide exchange factor GrpE: MTETEQDGDSAVTADGSEGKEATDEQIAALREEQLETVRETDAEELADELAAQRLEIEQLEAALADLEATVEQKDEEIEDLTSRLKRKQADFQNYKKRMKEKREDEKQRATEDLVERLLDVRDNLQRALDQDDVADLRDGVESTLRQFETELDRENVEPIEPEPGDEVDPERHEVLVRMDSSQPEGTIAEVHRAGYEMAGKVIRTAQVAVSDGASAVADAMTDETESNGN; encoded by the coding sequence ATGACTGAGACCGAGCAGGACGGCGATTCAGCCGTGACGGCGGACGGTTCGGAGGGCAAGGAAGCGACCGACGAGCAGATCGCCGCTCTCCGCGAGGAGCAACTCGAAACGGTCCGGGAGACCGACGCCGAGGAACTCGCCGACGAACTCGCAGCGCAGCGACTCGAAATCGAACAACTCGAGGCAGCACTCGCCGATCTCGAAGCGACGGTCGAGCAAAAAGACGAGGAGATAGAGGACCTGACGAGCCGACTCAAGCGCAAGCAGGCTGACTTCCAGAACTACAAGAAACGGATGAAAGAGAAGCGCGAGGACGAGAAACAACGGGCCACCGAGGATCTCGTCGAGCGACTGCTCGATGTCCGAGACAATCTGCAGCGAGCGCTCGATCAGGACGACGTCGCTGATCTCCGGGACGGCGTGGAGTCGACGCTCCGACAGTTCGAGACCGAACTCGATCGCGAGAACGTCGAGCCGATCGAACCCGAGCCCGGCGACGAGGTCGATCCCGAGCGCCACGAGGTACTGGTGCGGATGGACAGTTCACAGCCGGAGGGGACGATCGCCGAGGTTCACCGCGCAGGCTACGAGATGGCAGGGAAAGTGATCCGGACGGCACAGGTTGCTGTCAGTGACGGGGCATCCGCTGTCGCGGACGCCATGACGGATGAGACCGAATCGAACGGGAACTGA